A window of the Trichoplusia ni isolate ovarian cell line Hi5 chromosome 4, tn1, whole genome shotgun sequence genome harbors these coding sequences:
- the LOC113492544 gene encoding nucleoside diphosphate kinase: MIATLLYLLIHLRRAGHTILKVIMAEQRERTFIMIKPDGVQRGLVGTIIERFEKKGFKLVGLKFVWPSEELLQKHYSDLASRPFFPGLVKYMSSGPVVPMVWEGLNAVKTGRQMLGATNPADSLPGTIRGDLCIQVGRNIIHGSDSVESANKEIALWFSEKEVVGWTPAAVNWVYE; encoded by the coding sequence ATGATTGCCACTTTGCTTTATCTTTTAATACACCTCAGACGCGCCGGTCACAcgatattaaaagtaataatggCGGAACAACGCGAAAGAACTTTCATCATGATTAAGCCCGATGGTGTCCAACGTGGACTCGTTGGAACCATTATCGAGCGGTTCGAGAAGAAAGGCTTCAAGTTAGTCGGCCTGAAATTCGTCTGGCCCTCTGAAGAGCTGCTGCAGAAACACTACAGCGATTTAGCGTCCAGGCCCTTCTTCCCTGGTCTAGTGAAATACATGAGCTCTGGTCCGGTGGTTCCTATGGTGTGGGAAGGTCTGAACGCTGTGAAAACCGGCCGTCAAATGCTTGGTGCTACAAACCCCGCTGACTCACTACCCGGCACAATTCGTGGCGATCTCTGCATCCAGGTTGGTCGTAACATTATCCACGGTTCTGACAGTGTGGAGTCGGCTAACAAGGAAATCGCGCTATGGTTCAGCGAGAAAGAAGTCGTCGGATGGACACCAGCTGCCGTTAACTGGGTTTACGAGTAA
- the LOC113492537 gene encoding zinc finger protein 226-like → MFTTNAVQTGTVPTLQYQEHPTQKSQGKSIENVQQKNAQQTQQTQQQQQEFPTFCYTTNVNMIGKLGTGATSGAGNVTGGVNITQLTTSDDKTCYIAQPFSYNYALVNQMQIAPNGIQNTISNISFKCDVCGLMFGHLTLLNAHKRIHAQDTDNNITVVATGVSTGNDVAMPPHIQILSSETNEQQQHHVQIQDTKPVIIDKIQKCITCGGPIANNPKRKGPKLIRCENCIAQDSVDQQRNNQINATQIFVAAEENVKFEVSAVNAVQAASDPLSTTQPTQQTQQQQQKPLPGHHPVKRRNLASVTKCQNCNGSGIIFVGGNKNKLNQSNSDKPFHCNICGGSFARYSSLWSHKKLHSGEKNFKCGICGIAFAKAVYLKNHSRIHTGEKPYRCNTCGMQFSQSPHLKNHERTHSGEKPYVCEVCDKGFARHATLWNHRRIHTGEKPYKCETCGSAFSQAAHLKNHAKVHSGEKPFKCDICTAAFADRFALKRHRGIHDKYGQTAPLPSRIQQNQQEQQQSQQNNDQQNSQPAADVEHHNEQSL, encoded by the exons ATGTTCACCACGAACGCCGTACAAACCGGCACTGTGCCGACTTTGCAGTATCAGGAGCATCCAACACAGAAGTCTCAAGGCAAGAGCATAGAAAACGTTCAACAAAAGAATGCCCAACAGACTCAACAAACCCAACAACAACAACAG GAATTCCCTACATTTTGTTACACTACCAACGTGAATATGATTGGTAAACTTGGCACAGGGGCCACAAGTGGGGCTGGGAATGTTACTGGAGGTGTCAATATAACACAACTAACTACAAGTGATGATAAAACATGCTACATAGCACAGCCATTCTCTTACAATTATGCATTGGTAAATCAAATGCAAATTGCTCCAAATGGCATTCAGAACACAATAtctaatataagttttaaatgcGATGTCTGTGGTTTGATGTTCGGACATCTCACTCTACTTAATGCTCATAAAAGGATACATGCACAAGACACAG aTAACAATATAACAGTGGTAGCTACTGGTGTAAGCACTGGCAATGATGTGGCCATGCCTCCACACATTCAGATCCTGTCCTCGGAAACCAATGAACAGCAGCAACACCATGTACAAATTCAAGACA caAAGCCTGTAATAATAGACAAAATCCAGAAATGTATTACATGTGGTGGACCCATTGCTAACAATCCTAAACGAAAGGGTCCTAAACTGATAAGATGTGAAAATTGTATCGCACAAGATTCTGTTGACCAACAGAGAAATAATCAGA TAAACGCAACACAAATCTTTGTGGCTGCTGAGGAAAATGTTAAGTTTGAAGTAAGTGCTGTCAATGCTGTGCAAGCTGCATCAGATCCACTGTCGACGACACAGCCAACCCAGCAGACACAGCAGCAGCAGCAGAAACCTT tacCTGGCCACCATCCTGTGAAGAGGAGAAACTTAGCATCTGTCACTAAATGCCAGAATTGTAATGGTTCAGGCATAATATTTGTAGGAGGGAATAAGAATAagttaaatcaatcaaattcgGACAAACCATTCCATTGTAATATCTGTGGGGGATCATTCGCGAGATACTCCTCGTTATGGTCGCATAAAAAATTGCATTCAGGAGAGAAAAACTTCAAATGTGGTATTTGCGGTATTGCATTTGCTAAGGCTGTTTATCTTAAGAATCATTCAAGAATACACACTGGAGAAAAACCATATAG ATGTAACACATGTGGAATGCAATTTTCACAATCGCCACATTTGAAAAACCATGAAAGAACACATTCAGGGGAGAAACCTTATGTGTGTGAA GTCTGCGACAAGGGATTTGCAAGGCACGCCACTTTATGGAATCATCGGCGTATTCACACTGGCGAGAAACCATACAA aTGTGAAACATGTGGGTCAGCGTTTAGCCAAGCCGCCCATCTCAAGAACCACGCTAAAGTGCATTCCGGAGAGAAACCCTTCAAATGCGACATTTGTACGGCCGCATTTGCAGACAGGTTCGCCCTTAAGCGACACCGAGGGATTCACGACAAATATG GGCAAACGGCACCATTACCGTCAAGAATACAGCAAAATCAACAAGAGCAACAACAATCTCAACAGAATAATGATCAGCAAAACTCTCAACCTGCTGCTGACGTGGAACACCATAATGAACAATCACTCTGA
- the LOC113492541 gene encoding uncharacterized protein LOC113492541 → MVEDKIVRCAWLTKDPIYIKYHDEEWGRPEYNSHRLFEMLCLEGQQAGLSWITILKKRKSYRQLFFEFNPYEVAKLQDENVVNLSQMSSLVKHKSKIESIVNNAKCYIKMEEEGEDFSKFIWSFVNYKPIVNRWKTNDQVPSQTLTSATLSSRLKAKGFKYVGPTTCYAFMQACGLVNDHLTTCISYKKYT, encoded by the coding sequence ATGGTCGAGGACAAAATAGTTCGGTGTGCATGGTTAACGAAAGACcctatttacattaaataccaTGATGAAGAGTGGGGAAGACCTGAATACAATAGCCATCGACTATTCGAAATGTTGTGTTTAGAAGGACAACAAGCTGGCCTTTCTTGGATAACTATAttgaaaaaaaggaaatcaTACCGACAGTTATTCTTTGAATTTAATCCGTATGAAGTAGCGAAACTACAAGATGAAAACGTCGTAAATTTGTCTCAAATGTCGAGCCTTGTAAAACACAAAAGCAAAATAGAATCTATTGTAAACAATGCgaaatgttacataaaaatggaaGAAGAAGGTGAAGATTTTTCGAAATTTATCTGgagttttgttaattacaaaCCTATAGTGAACAGATGGAAAACTAACGATCAAGTACCTTCACAAACTCTTACATCTGCAACATTATCATCTCGTCTAAAAGCAAAAGGCTTCAAATATGTTGGACCTACGACTTGTTATGCTTTTATGCAAGCTTGTGGCTTAGTCAATGACCATTTAACAACTTGTATAAGTTATAAGAAATATACTTGA